A single window of Candidatus Zixiibacteriota bacterium DNA harbors:
- the nuoK gene encoding NADH-quinone oxidoreductase subunit NuoK — protein MVPIAAYLILAIVLFAIGTVGVLISRNMIILFMAVELMLNAANLALIAFSRAVNLVDGHVFVFLILTVAAAEAAVGLAMIVTLYRNRGTTNIDRFSMLKW, from the coding sequence ATGGTTCCAATAGCCGCATATCTCATTTTAGCCATCGTTCTCTTTGCAATAGGAACCGTTGGAGTATTGATCTCTCGCAATATGATTATTCTCTTTATGGCCGTGGAGCTTATGCTCAATGCCGCAAATTTGGCGCTTATTGCATTCTCACGAGCCGTGAATCTTGTCGATGGCCATGTCTTTGTGTTTCTAATTCTAACTGTTGCTGCAGCCGAGGCCGCAGTCGGACTTGCTATGATAGTCACACTCTATCGAAATCGTGGCACGACTAATATCGACCGGTTCAGTATGTTGAAATGGTAA